DNA sequence from the Pseudoalteromonas galatheae genome:
GAGTGTCAATTGGTGAAATTACCGAAACTGTACATTCAAACGCCAGTAATGCGCAATCTGCTAATAAGTTGGCAATTGAAGTAAACCAGCAAGCTCAGCAAGGTGGGAAGGTAGTTGAAGCAACGATTGAGGCAATGACCGAAATTAGTAAGAGTGCTAAAGAAATACTCACCGTCATCGAGGTCATTGATTCTATTGCGTTTCAAACTAACTTATTAGCGCTGAACGCTTCTGTAGAAGCAGCAAGAGCTGGAGAAAAAGGAAAAGGTTTTGCTGTCGTTGCCTCAGAAGTGAGAAACTTAGCGCTGCGAAGCGCAAGCGCCTCAAAAGACATATCTGAGCTGTTGGGAAGCAGTAACATCAAAGTGAAGCAAGGATCTAAGCTGGCCTCAGAATCCGGTGAGACGTTAAAAACCATCGTGGAAAGTGTGTACGGACTTGCATCCCAAGTGCAAACTATCGCGGAGGCTTGCAACACACAATCAAGTGGTATTGAGCAAATTAATCTAGCCATTAAGCAAATTGATGGTATCACACAACAAAACAATACCTTGGTAGAGATGACGAATGCCTCAGGGCTGTCATTGTTGAGTAAAGCCAATGAATTGCGAGAGATGGTTGAGCAGTTTGATATCGGCAAGACTAAAGCGGAGTTGATGAAAGTGGTGAGCTAAGGGTCAGCAAAATCTAGGGCCTGTTGATCTTTCAAGTTTGTTTTTGCAGCAGTTTGATTGGAATTTATACAAGGCAGAGCCAGCGTAGCATAGTCATTCTATGTAAGTCTGGCGATAAAGACTTTGTGCTCCTGCAAAGTCACCTTACCCCACATCCTTGTGGGGCAACACAGTAGAAATGCTAATCAAGCGCTGCCCTTTGGGTTCATCTGAGTGCGCTTTGTTCATTGTTGCTCAACTTTTGCCTAGATTACTAGGCGGCAAGTCGAGCGTCGCGACCAAAACACACTCAGAAGAACAAAAATCAAACAGCAAAGGTCAACAGGCCCTAGCACATACGGTTGCTGATTTTATTGTTTTTAGGAACATCACATGACATGATTGGACTAATTTGATGGCTTTTTAGCCGCTAATTAGCCGCTAACAATGTTTAGGGATAAGGCATAAACCATGGTTACACCAATCATCATTATACTGTTGCTTTGCGGCCCGTTATTACTCGGTATCATCTATTCAAAGATAAGAGACGTACAGGTAGAAACAACAACGCTTGCCTGCTGGGGTCTCGGTATCGCATTTATGTTCTTTTTTATTGGCCATATCGTAAAAGCACAGGGAATGGTAGAAATGTTGCCTAGTTGGGTGCCATATAGACACCCTCTGGTGTACTTTACGGGTGTTATTGAACTTGTTGTGGCTGTTTTATTATTTATACCCAGTTATCAATTGGTTGCAGCAAAAGTGGCTATTGTCATTTTTATTCTGTTTTTTCCAGCAAACGTGTATGCAGCATTTAATAGTGTTGGATTGGGAGGGCATCAGTGGGGACCAGTTTATTTGCTCATTAGAGCACCACTGCAAATCATATTGATTGCTTGGTCATATTATATGTGCATAAAGCCGCTATCAATGCCAGCGGCTGAAATTAAATAAAGCTCAGCTCAAATAGAACATATAAACAGAAAGAAGAGTGAGATTTACCCGCTTCTTTTCTGCGTTTTGCGACTATTAATCGTTTATTTTTCACTCTTTGGGCAAGGCTTCCCAGCTAAATGACCAGCCACGATTTGTGCTATTTTTTCTGTTAGCCAGCTTGGACCTTCGTCAGTCATGTCATTGTGTTTTGCATTCGCTATCGTGACAACACAATCGTGGTATTTTTGCTTTTCTGCAGGGCTTGGCAACACCCCTTTGTCTGCTGGAAAATCGCTTGCTCGTATCGACAATACTTTTACATCAAGACTTCGCGGTAATGGCACTCTGCGATGGTCTAGTGTAATGATATGGTTTGCAAACGTAGCGCCGTGATTGATTAGCCAGGCTGAAATATCACCGCCATTTGAATGGCCAATTAAGAGGATATTCTCAAAATCAAAATTGGCGAACTTCGGCCTAAAGTGATCGCGAATAAACACCAGAGTATCTGCGCCTCGCTGCCAGTTTTCTGCACGTGTTTCGTATAAGTTTCCCTCAACGGAAAGCGGAGGATCCGTTGCAAGTTCATGACCCACAGTGATAACCAAATATTCAGCTTGGTTTAATATCTTGACCAAAAATTGATATTCGGTATGTGCAACACCATAACCGGCGCTTAGCAGTGCAACGGGACAAGTCTTGGTAGCTGAGCAGTTAACGGTATTAGATGGTTGATGAATTTCCACAGGAACTGCTCTATCACGGGTGTTGTCTACTATCGTTTTAGCTAAGGGAGATAATGGTAATAAGAATAATATTACCATTATTATCCTGCTCATATATTCTTCGGATAGTAAGCGTTGTATATGCATCAAAATGCCTTGTAAGAGTAATTTTTGTTACGAATTATTCACAATAATAGTAGCATATTCAAGTCTCACTGATTACCAAATTGAGTAAAGAATCCATACTTTCTTATCTATTTGTACTTCACTATGTGCTCTAGCTTCAGATAAGCTCCTATTATGGTTAACCAGTATAATAACCGTGACTTTGGCTTTGGCTTTGGCTTGTAATAGTTCATTTTCACTCCTGCTGCTGTGTCAATAACCTGAGTTCAGGTACTTAATTTATGACTGTATTTTGGGTCAAAGTATGGCAGGATACCAACGATAGTTAATTGCAATAAATATAAGTTGAGCTTATGGATAAGAGGTTAAGGCACTTAAGTGCACTACGCTGTTTTGAGAGTGCAGCCCGGCTTCAAAGTTATACCCAAGCTGCACTCGAATTAAACATTACTCAGGCGGCAGTAAGTCAACAAATGCGTCAACTGGAAAATGCACTTGCAGTTAAGCTTTTTGTAAGAAAAGGTCGCAATATGCACTTAACTGAAGCCGGAGAAGTGTTGTTGAGGTCAACTCAAGGCGCATTTACGCGCATAATTGACGGGCTGAATCAGATCCAAACGCAAGAGCTGGCGGGCAGTTTAACTATTACATCAACCCAGTCCTTCTGCTCTTTATGGCTAATGCCTAACCTAAGCTCGTTTTACGAAGCTCATGACGACATCCAAATTCGTGTGCTGGGCTCTAATCGCTTCGAAGATATTCGTTTAAACCATATTGATATCGCGATCCGGTTTTCTAATAAGAAAGAGTTAGCGTGTCCCACCGGACTTGAGCAGTTATATCTGGGGGAAGATAGCAACTACCCTGTTTGTTCACCTAGCTACAAAGAAGCGCTACAAATTAAATGTCCAAGTGATTTAGCAAGATGCAACCTTATCCACCACGATGATGATAAAGTGAGCTGGGAGCAGTGGTTTGAGACTCAAGGGATATGCGGTTCAAGTATATGTGCCAAAGGCCCACACACTCGAGTCTCTTCTAATGATATGGCCCTGAGTGCAGCACTTAAAGGCCATGGTGTGGCAATCGTTTCCAAAGAGCTATTTTTAGACTTTCAACAAGCTGGACTTATCGTGCAGCTTTTTGACATACCTCACCCTGTGGTATGGCAACGCTATGTGTTATTTGATCCCGATTCACCAAAAAGAGCTCGGATCCAAGTATTTATTGATTGGCTTATCAGCCACTTGCCATAAGGCCTAGTTATGGCTCACTAATTGAGCCTCTTTCGCATTATTTCATGAATGCGGAAGTAAATGTGAATTTGAAATAAATATTAAACTAAAATTTAACATTACCGAATTAGACTTCGTTCCCGCAAGGAAAACTAGCAAGGATGCCGACATTCAAATACCGAGGAAACGATGAAAGCTTACACTCTCACACCAGCCGTTTTGATGCTTACAAGTAGCGTTATCAGTGCGCAGCCGGAAGTTCACTACGAGTCTTGTAAATCCACTTTTAACTATTTAGCCGCACAGTATCAAGGTACGACAGATAAAAATAATTCAGGTTCGCAGTGGTGCTATTTAAAACAAAGTATCGAAGGCGCAACATGGGGTCATGTCAGAACAGAAACTATCCCAGAATTCAAAACGGTAACCGGAAAAGCGTGTAAAACGCCATCGGAGTATCAAGGTGAAAGGTTTTATGGCTGTACAACCCGAAATCACACCGCACCTTGGTGCTATGTCGAAGAGGGTGGCTGGGAAGAATGTCAACCAGAGGAGCCGCCAGCGCTGTTATCTCACACTCAACCCTTACAAAGTAAACGATTAGATAGAGTTGCGCTAGGCTCATGTTTCAAAACCAAAGGTGATATGCCCGAAGCGCTCGCGAAGTTAATTGGTCAGCAACCGGATTTGTTTCTTTGGTTAGGGGACAATATCTACGCAGATACCACTGATATGGCTGTGATGCGCCAGAAGTACGATGATAAAAAGAATAATAGTGAATATCGCAAGTTTTTAGAGGCTAAGATCCCGGTGATGGCGACTTGGGATGATCACGATTTTGGCTGGAATAATGAAGGCAAACATTATCCACAGAAAGCAAATGCGCAGAAAGAATATTTGCGTCACTTTGATGTCGATAAGACTGATCCAAGACTAAATGGTCAAGCTGGTATTTACGAAGCAAAAATGCTGGGTGGCTCGGGCGAAACCACACATGTGATCACATTGGATGCCCGTTACTTCCGCTCACCAACTTTCTCAAGTTATGGTGCGTGTGAAGGTGAAAGTAGCACCATATTGGGAGAGGCGCAGTGGCAATGGCTTGAGCAAGAGTTGCAAAAACCGTCAGAAATCAAGCTTATTGCAAGCGGCATTCAAGTGCTGCCCCCGCTACATCGAGGTAGAAGTAAAACTAGCTACTGTGCTTACGGAGACGGCAAAACGTTTAATGCTGCTATCGAGTCATTAGAAGAAACAAATATGTCAGGTACTAGTTATGAATCTTGGGCAGAGATGCCAGCACAAAGAGAGCGCTTGCTAAGGTTAGTACAAAAATCTGTGAATGAAGGAAAGACTAAAGCAGTTGTATTTTTGTCTGGCGATCAGCATTGGGGAGAGCTTCTGCAAAAGACTATTCCAGCAAGCAGCACATATGGTCAAGCGGTTAACGTCTATGAAGTAACAGCATCAGGGTTTGGTCAAAACTGGCCTTATCATATCGAAAACCCATTAAGATTACCGATTTACGCAGACGACAAGGGGGATGGCAATTTTGCCAAAGCATGCCAATTACCGTTCAAATATGCAGGTGTAACCTATCAAGGTTGTATCACGCGAGACAACGATAAACCTTGGTGTTATACCCAAGTGGATGATAACCAAAAAGGTATCGAAGGTGAGTGGGGCAACTGCGCGCCAGCAGGTGCCATTATTCCAACCGGACGAGTTGGTGCGATAAGCAAAGACATCGCAAAGTTGACAACATCTAACCGCCATTTGATCAATAAGTCGGGAAGTAATTACGGCTTGATAGATATTGATTGGCAAAATCGTGAACTAAAGATGTCTATTGAAACGGCAGACGAGGAAGCAGTCTCGACTATCATCAAGTTTTGATGTTTACTTATCAGCTGAGCCTAGTGTTCAGCTGATAGGTTAGTAACTCTTTGTAAACTATCGAAATAAAATGTATATTGCGTGCAATTTTAGAAAAAAGCAGTTAGACTGCTTACAGGAAAGTAATTAATACCAAATTAAAAGGACATTAATTTGAAATTTATCATCTCACTCATACCCGCATTTTTTTTGACTAAGTTAGTCTTTTACGTTACTAATTTTGAATATTTTTTATTCGAAGATCCCTTTGACTTCGGTAAGTTACTTATTGATATCAGCGTTTTTGGATTCTTTTATTTTATAGCTGTTTTAGTTTACGAGTACTTTTTCGGCGAAAAGTTAGAGCTCAAGCGGCAAGTATCGAGCAAAAGAACGAAAAGTTCAACGTAAGTCTATTGCGAACTCGAAGGCTTTTTATACGGTTCTAGTAAACGAAATACCAAAAATCCGACCGCGCTTAACACAATTGCGATTTCATATCGTTGATATGCGCTTGAGATCCCTATTGCACCGGTTAACCAAATACCTGCAGCGGTTGCAGTGCCATGCGTGGAGTTATCATTTTTCACAATCGAGCCGCCACCAATAAAACCAATTCCAGTGATAACACCGTACATTACTCTTGCTTGCGCTTCGTGTGACTCATAGACATCCATACTTGTTAAGATAAATGCACAACAGGAAATAGCGACTAATGGGAATGTTCTAAGCCCCGCGCTATCAGAGCGACTTTCTCTATTAATAGCCAAAGGTAATGTAAGTAAAAACGCAAAAATTATTTGGTAAAAGTGATACCAAATGAGTGCTAAGTCAAGATTAATCCAATCTGGCATTTTTTATCTCCTATACTGTTGTTGGGTTAATGCAAAAGGCATTCCTTTGAGTTGGCATAACCCATGCAACATGAAAGCGTCTATAACTTTTAGGAGAGAACAATGGATTTATTGAGGATCATAATTGCAATATTGCTTCCACCACTCGGTGTATTCTTACAAGTCGGTCTTGGCGGGGCTTTTTGGTTAAATATTTTGCTGACATTGTTGGGTTATATACCAGGAATTGTACATGCAGTGTGGGTGATCGCCCGTCGGTAAAAAACGGACAACAAGTAACAATAACACGGTAATCTTTGCAGGGAATTATCCTGCAAAGATCTCCAGCACGATAGGCATTACAGACAGTACAAGTAATGCAGCCATCACAAAATTAAACCACCTAAGGCTTTGCTCATTTTTTAACACGTACTTGAGTGATGAGCCAAACACCAACCAGATCCCAACACAAGGAAATGACACCAATAAAAAGACAATGGTGATCATCAAGTTTTGGCTCATAAAATCTGCGCCAGTGGAGGTATAAGTTGAAATAGCACCTATTGCCACAATCCACGCTTTTGCGTTTACCCACTGAAATAGTGCGCCTTTTACAAACGAAAAAGGTTGAGAGCTTGCGTCTGCATCCGTTGTAGGTGAAGACATCGCGACAAGGTAGGCAAGATATAGAAGATAAATGACGCCAATGCACTTTAAAATAAAGTGTAAATTAGGAAACAACTCAAAAAGCTGCGCAAAACCTAAGCCGACTAACAAAAGCATAATCGAAAAACCTACACAAATACCGCTTAGTAGTGGAATGCTTCTCCTTAAGCCAAAATTAACACCAGACGTCATTACCATAATATTGTTTGGCCCGGGTGTTACGGAAGATGCAATTGCAAATAAGGTAATGGCAACCAAATAGTCCATTAAACAGTCCTTTTTACCTACTGATAGCTTTATCGTTGTCGGATTATTAGTTCACTATTGGGGTTGTGTGTTAAATAGTCAATAGAAGAATAGCTGGGATGTTGTTTTTATATTTGTGATAAGATAACATATTTAAGGTTATGGTATAACATAAATATAAATAGGATCTCTCTCATGGTATTAAAAGGTAAACTTTTGGCAGTTGCCATTTCCGCAATTCTCCTTTCCGCTTGTGGTGGTACTGAACATACAATCGTAAAAGTAGACCCGCCAACACAAGACAATGGTAACGATAACGATGGTCATGATGATCACGATCATGGAGATGCGATCACAGA
Encoded proteins:
- a CDS encoding LysR substrate-binding domain-containing protein, producing MDKRLRHLSALRCFESAARLQSYTQAALELNITQAAVSQQMRQLENALAVKLFVRKGRNMHLTEAGEVLLRSTQGAFTRIIDGLNQIQTQELAGSLTITSTQSFCSLWLMPNLSSFYEAHDDIQIRVLGSNRFEDIRLNHIDIAIRFSNKKELACPTGLEQLYLGEDSNYPVCSPSYKEALQIKCPSDLARCNLIHHDDDKVSWEQWFETQGICGSSICAKGPHTRVSSNDMALSAALKGHGVAIVSKELFLDFQQAGLIVQLFDIPHPVVWQRYVLFDPDSPKRARIQVFIDWLISHLP
- a CDS encoding DoxX family protein, with protein sequence MVTPIIIILLLCGPLLLGIIYSKIRDVQVETTTLACWGLGIAFMFFFIGHIVKAQGMVEMLPSWVPYRHPLVYFTGVIELVVAVLLFIPSYQLVAAKVAIVIFILFFPANVYAAFNSVGLGGHQWGPVYLLIRAPLQIILIAWSYYMCIKPLSMPAAEIK
- a CDS encoding YqaE/Pmp3 family membrane protein — translated: MDLLRIIIAILLPPLGVFLQVGLGGAFWLNILLTLLGYIPGIVHAVWVIARR
- a CDS encoding LysE family translocator — protein: MDYLVAITLFAIASSVTPGPNNIMVMTSGVNFGLRRSIPLLSGICVGFSIMLLLVGLGFAQLFELFPNLHFILKCIGVIYLLYLAYLVAMSSPTTDADASSQPFSFVKGALFQWVNAKAWIVAIGAISTYTSTGADFMSQNLMITIVFLLVSFPCVGIWLVFGSSLKYVLKNEQSLRWFNFVMAALLVLSVMPIVLEIFAG
- a CDS encoding alpha/beta hydrolase: MVILFLLPLSPLAKTIVDNTRDRAVPVEIHQPSNTVNCSATKTCPVALLSAGYGVAHTEYQFLVKILNQAEYLVITVGHELATDPPLSVEGNLYETRAENWQRGADTLVFIRDHFRPKFANFDFENILLIGHSNGGDISAWLINHGATFANHIITLDHRRVPLPRSLDVKVLSIRASDFPADKGVLPSPAEKQKYHDCVVTIANAKHNDMTDEGPSWLTEKIAQIVAGHLAGKPCPKSEK
- a CDS encoding MgtC/SapB family protein, coding for MPDWINLDLALIWYHFYQIIFAFLLTLPLAINRESRSDSAGLRTFPLVAISCCAFILTSMDVYESHEAQARVMYGVITGIGFIGGGSIVKNDNSTHGTATAAGIWLTGAIGISSAYQRYEIAIVLSAVGFLVFRLLEPYKKPSSSQ
- a CDS encoding alkaline phosphatase D family protein yields the protein MKAYTLTPAVLMLTSSVISAQPEVHYESCKSTFNYLAAQYQGTTDKNNSGSQWCYLKQSIEGATWGHVRTETIPEFKTVTGKACKTPSEYQGERFYGCTTRNHTAPWCYVEEGGWEECQPEEPPALLSHTQPLQSKRLDRVALGSCFKTKGDMPEALAKLIGQQPDLFLWLGDNIYADTTDMAVMRQKYDDKKNNSEYRKFLEAKIPVMATWDDHDFGWNNEGKHYPQKANAQKEYLRHFDVDKTDPRLNGQAGIYEAKMLGGSGETTHVITLDARYFRSPTFSSYGACEGESSTILGEAQWQWLEQELQKPSEIKLIASGIQVLPPLHRGRSKTSYCAYGDGKTFNAAIESLEETNMSGTSYESWAEMPAQRERLLRLVQKSVNEGKTKAVVFLSGDQHWGELLQKTIPASSTYGQAVNVYEVTASGFGQNWPYHIENPLRLPIYADDKGDGNFAKACQLPFKYAGVTYQGCITRDNDKPWCYTQVDDNQKGIEGEWGNCAPAGAIIPTGRVGAISKDIAKLTTSNRHLINKSGSNYGLIDIDWQNRELKMSIETADEEAVSTIIKF